Proteins encoded together in one Formosa sp. Hel3_A1_48 window:
- the lptC gene encoding LPS export ABC transporter periplasmic protein LptC — protein MNFFKNIIKSTVILVLGVVLFSCEKRLNKIQNKSKVSYLPVSIAENINTRHTDSGRLTSILESPKMINFSNRKFPYYQFPDGIDLTLLDDSNQESVVIANSAVIYNNTDLIDLRGNVVLTTATNDTLFTDQLYYDQKKEWLFTDFPVKFRTKDYLTNGNGFDANQDFTNAQVLEVTGRIYIEE, from the coding sequence TTGAATTTCTTTAAAAACATAATCAAAAGCACTGTAATCCTAGTACTGGGAGTGGTGCTTTTTTCATGTGAAAAACGTTTAAATAAAATTCAAAATAAATCTAAAGTTTCTTATTTGCCCGTTTCTATTGCGGAAAACATCAATACCAGGCATACCGATTCGGGTCGACTGACTTCCATATTAGAAAGTCCAAAAATGATTAATTTTTCAAACAGAAAATTCCCGTACTATCAATTTCCAGATGGGATTGATCTTACACTTTTAGATGACTCAAATCAAGAGAGTGTAGTTATAGCCAATAGTGCAGTCATTTACAATAATACAGATTTAATCGATCTGAGAGGAAATGTGGTGCTAACAACAGCAACCAATGATACGCTATTTACGGACCAGCTCTATTACGACCAAAAAAAGGAATGGTTATTTACTGATTTTCCAGTCAAATTTAGGACAAAAGACTACCTCACTAACGGCAATGGCTTTGATGCCAATCAAGATTTCACAAATGCACAAGTATTAGAAGTAACTGGCCGCATCTACATTGAGGAATAA
- a CDS encoding DUF6660 family protein, whose translation MKFVTIILSLIILLLSAKPCSDGQNIEDQHQDEIGVNHNHQEDSDDSCPVTCICNCCGMSITYEPIKTFNLKLNIEISTELISTYQPIYRFNFLSNIWQPPQVIS comes from the coding sequence GTGAAATTTGTAACAATCATATTATCCTTAATAATACTATTGCTTTCAGCAAAGCCTTGTTCTGATGGTCAAAATATAGAAGACCAACATCAAGACGAAATAGGTGTTAATCACAACCACCAAGAAGATAGTGACGATTCTTGTCCTGTCACTTGTATTTGTAATTGTTGCGGTATGTCCATTACTTACGAACCAATCAAGACATTTAATTTAAAACTCAATATTGAAATTTCAACGGAGTTAATTTCTACATATCAGCCTATTTATAGGTTTAATTTCCTTTCCAACATTTGGCAACCGCCACAAGTAATAAGCTAA
- a CDS encoding recombinase family protein gives MSISILYTRVSSVDQKTDRQRVKENEFDKVIEDKCSGAIPIFERPEGSTLKTLIDRQLIKSISVWQIDRCGRDLRDIINFIHYTTERGIPVNFLSQGLCTLNEDKEENPISKMIISILGVVAEMERKLSKERQREGIELAKLDPTKYLGRKPGSNEGPIKFLSKPQNKKALDLLRKGYKNIEVAKITGLHVNTITKVKRHL, from the coding sequence ATGAGTATTTCAATATTATATACAAGAGTTTCGAGCGTAGATCAAAAAACGGATCGGCAAAGAGTAAAAGAAAATGAATTTGATAAAGTTATCGAAGATAAATGTTCGGGAGCCATTCCAATTTTTGAAAGACCCGAGGGTTCAACCTTAAAAACCCTAATAGATCGACAATTGATCAAGTCAATTTCTGTTTGGCAAATTGATCGTTGCGGTCGTGACCTTAGAGATATTATAAATTTTATTCATTACACCACTGAGAGAGGAATCCCTGTAAATTTTTTATCGCAAGGTCTATGCACACTCAATGAAGACAAAGAGGAAAATCCAATCTCTAAAATGATAATATCAATTCTTGGAGTGGTCGCTGAGATGGAACGAAAACTATCAAAAGAACGTCAACGTGAGGGTATTGAGTTGGCTAAATTAGATCCAACAAAATATCTTGGAAGAAAACCTGGATCTAATGAAGGCCCAATTAAGTTTTTATCAAAACCACAAAATAAAAAGGCGTTAGACTTACTCAGAAAAGGATATAAAAATATTGAGGTTGCTAAGATTACGGGTCTTCATGTGAATACTATTACTAAAGTTAAGCGACATTTATAA
- a CDS encoding DUF2779 domain-containing protein: MSKSRLSKSTFIRGLQCEKSLYLYKHQYRLKDPTPSSLQAVFDQGTNIGLLAQELFPNGADASPENHFKMFESVRKTQKFISQGESIIYEATFLYNNVLAALDILVKDNDGWKAYEVKSSTKVSETYIKDAAIQYHTITNSGVDLKDISIVHINNQYTREGELDIHQLFTIESVYDQVLEFLPRIPNEVRRLKNVIESSEIPNVDIGPHCSDPYDCDFKGTCWKHIPDYSVFNISRLNKDKKFDLYNQGVITLDDIDLSQTDLNPNQLLQVQSEVNGTTHIDIEEIRNFTNGLIYPLYFLDFETIGPAVPKYNGSRPYQQLVFQYSLHIQETLTSVIEHREYLADPSQDPRIGFIEQLIEDCGTSGDILVYNIGFERGKLNDLIDVFPEFSNELLGIVNRLKDLMIPFQQKWYYTPEMKGSYSIKYVLPALVPELSYNDLDIKEGGTASNTFLSMVNGTFAGDVEETRNQLLEYCKLDTFAMVKILEKLLLI, translated from the coding sequence ATGTCAAAAAGTAGACTCTCCAAATCAACATTTATTCGTGGACTTCAATGTGAAAAGTCATTGTATCTCTATAAGCATCAATATAGATTAAAAGATCCTACACCTTCATCACTACAAGCGGTGTTCGACCAAGGAACCAATATTGGTTTATTGGCACAAGAACTATTTCCCAATGGTGCTGATGCGTCTCCTGAAAATCATTTTAAAATGTTTGAATCGGTGAGGAAAACACAGAAGTTTATTTCTCAAGGGGAGTCAATAATTTATGAAGCAACATTCCTGTACAACAACGTTCTTGCTGCATTAGATATATTGGTCAAAGATAATGATGGTTGGAAAGCGTACGAGGTAAAAAGTTCTACTAAGGTTTCGGAGACCTATATCAAGGATGCTGCCATACAATATCATACCATCACAAATTCTGGAGTTGATTTAAAAGACATATCGATTGTTCATATTAATAACCAATACACGAGAGAGGGAGAATTAGATATACATCAATTGTTTACCATTGAATCAGTGTACGATCAAGTTTTAGAGTTTCTCCCACGAATACCAAATGAAGTCAGAAGACTCAAAAATGTGATTGAGAGTTCTGAAATTCCAAATGTAGATATTGGTCCTCATTGTTCTGATCCTTACGATTGTGATTTTAAGGGAACCTGTTGGAAACACATTCCTGACTATTCAGTTTTTAATATTTCAAGACTAAACAAAGACAAGAAATTTGATTTATACAACCAGGGAGTAATCACATTAGATGATATTGATTTAAGTCAAACAGACCTGAATCCAAATCAATTGTTACAGGTTCAATCAGAAGTTAATGGGACCACTCATATTGATATTGAAGAGATAAGAAACTTCACAAATGGATTAATTTATCCTTTATACTTTTTAGATTTTGAAACAATTGGTCCCGCAGTTCCAAAATATAATGGTAGTAGACCATACCAACAATTAGTATTTCAGTATTCACTTCACATTCAAGAGACTTTAACCTCAGTAATAGAACACAGAGAATATCTTGCAGATCCATCTCAAGATCCAAGAATTGGGTTCATAGAACAACTCATTGAGGACTGTGGTACCAGTGGAGACATATTAGTCTACAATATTGGTTTTGAGAGAGGGAAACTAAATGATCTAATCGATGTATTCCCTGAGTTTTCTAATGAGTTGTTAGGGATTGTAAATCGTCTGAAAGATCTAATGATTCCGTTCCAACAGAAATGGTACTATACCCCCGAAATGAAAGGAAGTTATTCAATAAAGTACGTTCTACCTGCACTGGTTCCTGAACTCTCATACAATGATCTTGATATTAAAGAAGGAGGTACAGCATCTAATACTTTTCTTTCGATGGTAAACGGAACATTTGCGGGTGATGTTGAAGAAACAAGAAATCAACTCTTGGAGTACTGTAAGTTAGACACCTTCGCGATGGTCAAAATTCTGGAGAAACTACTACTAATATAA
- a CDS encoding TonB-dependent receptor, whose amino-acid sequence MNKYILSIKLILILCLSLQAQTSDIQIKVLTEAENEPLMGATVYFEALEKGAVTNFDGIAEFTEIPDGQHQIIISFLGFETFETTIQIPSNNELMFKLKEGGNQLDAVVLQSTRSTRTVRKIPTRIEFIGAEELGEKAIMNPTNISMVLRESTGIQMQQTSLSSGSTNIRIQGLDGRYTQLLRDGFPLYGGFSSGLSILQIPPLDLQQFEIIKGSSSTLYGGGAIAGLVNMVSKTPDEEPALDIMLTQTQALGSTANVFYSKRNEKFGVSLYGSGHYQKAYDPEDDGFSNLPKTTSISFNPKLFYYPSDKTTLWFGLNGTYDDRIGGDITKIENGEDGIHQYTEENNSKRLSSQLVYQTQLDSISSLEFKNSVSFFDRNLTVPDFNFDGKQTNTFTEITYNTASEKTDWIVGANLYTSNFDENDNAPLQRDQKDVTFGAFANNIFDISDNWILETGLRADYNTDFGFFPLPRISLLYKNNSGFSSRIGGGLGYKIPDIFTEEAEYINFENVLAINKSTVDAERSYGVNFDLNYQTRLSDEIGFSINQLFYVTAINDGLLLNSTDNGLFQFENATDEIFSKGAETNIKFTYKDFRWFLNYALIDTKLNYLPGNPQKPLTAKHNAGSVLMYESEKWRIGYETFYTGKQFLSNGTETTDFVTMGLLVMRNFKLGSVFVNFENFTDRRQSRFSPLVLPPHENPVFPEIYAPTDGFIFSVGLIIKPFGNEHHD is encoded by the coding sequence ATGAATAAATACATATTGAGCATAAAGCTCATTTTAATACTTTGCCTATCGTTACAGGCACAAACATCAGACATACAAATTAAAGTCCTAACAGAAGCTGAAAACGAGCCTTTAATGGGTGCTACGGTTTACTTTGAAGCATTAGAAAAAGGTGCTGTAACTAATTTTGATGGTATTGCAGAATTTACAGAAATACCAGACGGTCAGCATCAAATAATAATTTCCTTTTTAGGTTTTGAAACATTTGAGACAACAATTCAAATTCCAAGTAATAATGAATTAATGTTTAAACTAAAAGAGGGTGGCAATCAATTAGATGCAGTAGTATTGCAATCTACAAGAAGTACGAGAACCGTAAGAAAAATACCTACACGTATCGAGTTTATCGGTGCAGAGGAATTAGGAGAAAAAGCAATAATGAACCCTACTAATATTTCTATGGTGCTTCGTGAAAGTACAGGAATACAGATGCAACAAACATCATTAAGTAGTGGGAGTACCAATATTCGTATTCAAGGATTGGATGGTAGATACACACAGCTTTTAAGAGATGGGTTTCCATTATATGGTGGTTTTTCAAGTGGATTAAGTATTTTACAAATACCACCTTTAGACTTACAACAATTTGAGATTATTAAAGGAAGTTCATCAACACTTTACGGTGGAGGTGCTATTGCAGGATTAGTAAATATGGTATCTAAAACACCAGACGAAGAACCTGCATTAGACATAATGCTCACGCAGACACAAGCATTAGGAAGTACAGCCAATGTGTTTTATAGCAAACGAAATGAAAAATTCGGTGTTTCACTTTACGGCTCTGGTCACTATCAAAAAGCGTATGACCCAGAAGATGATGGTTTTAGTAATTTACCAAAAACGACATCAATTTCATTTAATCCTAAATTGTTTTATTATCCATCAGATAAAACAACACTTTGGTTTGGATTAAACGGAACGTATGATGATAGAATTGGCGGAGATATTACCAAAATTGAAAATGGTGAAGATGGTATTCATCAATACACAGAAGAGAACAATTCAAAACGATTAAGCAGTCAATTGGTATATCAAACTCAATTAGATTCTATAAGTTCATTAGAATTTAAAAATAGTGTCTCTTTTTTCGATAGAAATTTAACAGTTCCTGATTTTAATTTTGATGGCAAACAAACAAATACTTTTACTGAAATCACATATAATACAGCATCAGAAAAAACGGATTGGATAGTTGGAGCTAATCTATATACCTCAAATTTCGATGAAAATGATAACGCACCATTACAGCGAGACCAAAAAGATGTAACCTTTGGAGCATTTGCAAATAATATCTTCGACATATCAGATAATTGGATATTGGAAACTGGATTAAGAGCAGATTATAATACTGATTTCGGTTTCTTTCCACTTCCAAGAATTTCACTACTCTATAAAAATAATAGTGGATTTTCAAGTAGAATTGGTGGAGGTTTAGGGTATAAGATTCCAGATATTTTTACAGAGGAAGCAGAATATATCAATTTTGAAAATGTGCTTGCAATAAATAAGTCTACAGTAGATGCAGAACGTTCTTATGGTGTTAATTTTGATTTGAATTATCAAACACGTTTATCTGATGAGATTGGTTTTTCTATAAATCAATTATTCTATGTGACTGCAATAAATGATGGATTGCTTTTAAATTCAACAGATAATGGATTATTTCAGTTTGAAAATGCAACAGATGAAATATTTAGTAAAGGAGCAGAAACAAATATAAAATTTACATACAAAGACTTTAGATGGTTTTTAAACTATGCGCTTATTGATACTAAACTAAATTATTTACCTGGTAATCCACAGAAGCCATTAACCGCAAAGCACAACGCAGGTAGTGTATTAATGTACGAATCTGAAAAATGGCGAATTGGTTACGAAACCTTTTATACAGGCAAACAGTTTTTATCTAATGGAACAGAGACTACAGACTTTGTAACTATGGGCTTATTGGTTATGCGTAACTTTAAATTAGGAAGTGTATTTGTAAATTTTGAAAACTTTAC
- a CDS encoding helix-turn-helix domain-containing protein, whose translation MKEQTIQILNVTKDELIQIVKEGVKLELNRQKAIGQTTFNNSHEKYLSRSETAKLLHVTEVTLNNWEKKNILVPSRMGRRVLYKEAEVLERLDHAA comes from the coding sequence ATGAAAGAACAAACCATACAAATATTGAATGTAACAAAAGACGAACTAATCCAAATCGTTAAAGAAGGTGTCAAATTAGAATTGAACCGACAGAAGGCAATAGGTCAGACTACTTTTAATAACTCACATGAAAAGTATTTGAGTAGAAGTGAAACTGCAAAATTACTTCATGTAACAGAGGTAACTCTTAATAATTGGGAAAAGAAAAATATACTTGTTCCGAGTAGAATGGGTAGACGTGTCTTATATAAAGAGGCTGAAGTTTTGGAGAGATTGGACCATGCTGCTTAA
- a CDS encoding DNA modification methylase: MKKTMEGQFEVVKIDQIVKVEEFKNFYESQSDDSENQLKSSLEKEQLLPLITSRDFQLIDGYRRLKLLSALGREEVKVQFVDVEPSIDLRLSFNMYRVKTANDLTKEVLQVFKSVEKRQGQGNNGKPYDRYAIIREKINYRWKSPKAIRQFDKIIENDFENNLLLNGVVNKGWSLSDCEKYLSELKEIDLTKNHGFTEQLTKGDLTINQVNKFIEEKENLQNNYKDTFVIPNKATSFKMNCVDITDVSAFLRKIATLFTSIPYYMLRGYDKNNLSSELGHEKTPEEFADNVGKIFGKVEGVLNETSNVFVNIGDTYINGCAMDIPGLVKASILKHTKLKYKECIIWSKPNPHPQGEKVKRPINQIEYILWFVVDPSQSKYNLLKYSDQEKEVRITTGAKDVDKNGNVSKKRKSLSKPYKKIYNHIAAQDVDHMIKCVTGKNKPAYDAFPTGHPALMAELLPVIPILMTTDETDLVYDPFGGANTTGRISLLLNRQYLGTELSTHYHRVGCKVLENSIKQINHQDFEVINSEFKEVAELTVAA, encoded by the coding sequence ATGAAAAAAACAATGGAAGGACAATTCGAAGTCGTTAAAATCGATCAAATCGTAAAAGTTGAAGAATTCAAGAACTTCTATGAATCACAATCAGATGATTCTGAAAATCAATTAAAATCTTCTTTGGAAAAGGAACAGTTATTACCTTTAATTACCTCGAGAGATTTTCAATTAATTGATGGTTATCGCCGACTTAAGTTACTAAGTGCTTTAGGTAGGGAAGAAGTAAAAGTTCAATTTGTAGATGTAGAACCATCTATCGACCTACGTTTATCCTTTAATATGTATCGAGTAAAGACCGCTAACGACCTTACTAAAGAAGTGTTACAGGTTTTTAAATCGGTTGAAAAACGACAAGGTCAAGGGAATAATGGTAAACCTTACGATCGTTACGCGATTATCAGAGAAAAAATTAACTACCGATGGAAATCTCCCAAGGCAATCCGCCAGTTTGATAAAATTATCGAAAATGACTTTGAGAATAATCTGTTATTAAACGGAGTTGTGAACAAAGGGTGGAGTTTATCTGACTGTGAAAAATATCTAAGTGAATTAAAAGAGATTGATTTAACCAAAAATCATGGATTCACAGAACAGTTAACAAAAGGAGACCTAACTATTAATCAAGTCAATAAATTCATCGAAGAAAAAGAAAACCTTCAAAATAATTACAAAGACACTTTTGTAATTCCGAATAAGGCAACTTCTTTTAAAATGAATTGTGTTGATATTACAGATGTTTCTGCATTCTTAAGAAAGATTGCTACACTATTCACATCTATTCCATACTACATGTTGCGTGGTTACGATAAAAATAATTTAAGCTCAGAATTGGGTCACGAAAAAACACCTGAAGAGTTTGCGGATAATGTTGGAAAGATTTTTGGGAAGGTTGAGGGAGTCCTTAATGAAACCTCAAATGTTTTTGTAAATATTGGTGACACCTATATTAATGGTTGTGCTATGGATATTCCTGGGTTGGTAAAAGCATCGATATTAAAACACACAAAACTTAAATACAAGGAATGTATCATATGGTCCAAACCAAATCCCCATCCACAGGGAGAAAAAGTAAAAAGACCGATAAATCAGATTGAATATATTTTATGGTTCGTAGTTGATCCTTCACAATCAAAATATAATTTATTAAAATATTCGGATCAGGAAAAAGAAGTAAGGATTACCACTGGTGCTAAAGACGTGGATAAAAACGGGAATGTATCTAAGAAAAGAAAATCACTTTCAAAACCCTATAAGAAGATATACAACCACATTGCAGCTCAAGATGTAGATCATATGATTAAGTGTGTCACCGGCAAAAATAAACCAGCGTACGATGCTTTCCCAACAGGACATCCAGCATTGATGGCTGAGCTACTTCCAGTAATCCCAATTTTAATGACGACCGATGAGACTGATTTGGTGTACGATCCTTTTGGGGGTGCTAATACCACTGGTAGAATCTCATTGTTATTGAATAGACAATACTTGGGTACCGAACTTTCAACTCACTACCATAGAGTGGGTTGTAAAGTTCTTGAGAACTCTATCAAACAGATTAACCACCAAGATTTTGAGGTAATCAATAGTGAGTTCAAGGAAGTAGCAGAACTAACTGTAGCAGCATAA
- a CDS encoding type III pantothenate kinase, whose protein sequence is MNLIIDIGNTSAKLAIFEHNKLKILERSSASKLLFSAKKLLNNNSEISKILVASVATIPDGLIANLSTQCEVMVLGRHFTMPFENLYKTPESLGIDRLALVAAAIDQYPKTNTLIIDAGTCITYDFVNAKAQYLGGAIAPGLNMRYTALHEHTANLPILNPSSVEHFIGTSTASSIHSGVVHGTIQEINGVISSYSSNYPELTVILTGGDANFLCKQFKISIFANSNFLLEGLNFLLEYKSN, encoded by the coding sequence ATGAATTTAATAATTGACATCGGAAATACAAGTGCAAAACTTGCTATTTTTGAACATAATAAACTCAAGATTTTGGAGCGATCAAGCGCTTCAAAATTGCTTTTCTCTGCAAAAAAATTACTAAACAATAACAGCGAAATAAGCAAAATCCTAGTTGCTTCCGTAGCAACTATTCCTGACGGCCTCATTGCCAATTTGTCGACACAATGCGAGGTAATGGTCCTGGGTCGACACTTCACAATGCCATTTGAAAATTTATACAAAACTCCAGAATCCTTGGGAATTGATCGACTAGCTCTTGTTGCTGCAGCAATAGATCAATATCCAAAAACCAACACACTGATAATAGATGCTGGAACTTGTATCACCTATGATTTTGTTAACGCTAAAGCTCAATATTTGGGAGGTGCTATTGCTCCGGGGCTTAATATGCGCTACACAGCTCTTCACGAACATACAGCAAATCTGCCAATATTAAACCCCTCTTCTGTTGAACACTTTATTGGTACCAGTACAGCATCTTCCATCCACAGTGGTGTGGTACATGGAACAATCCAAGAAATAAATGGGGTAATTTCATCATATTCATCAAATTATCCAGAATTAACAGTTATTTTAACAGGTGGAGATGCTAATTTCTTGTGTAAACAATTTAAAATTAGCATATTTGCGAACTCGAATTTTCTATTAGAAGGGCTTAATTTTTTACTAGAATATAAATCAAACTAA
- a CDS encoding Piwi domain-containing protein — protein sequence MYNSVDVVTPENIKVSGNRINHINPEVGLLEFGKDQYGNKKTHLVPKLAMNMFTPYRRPKGPNIKFFFIYHTSHKEAVKSFYNNLKFGVTAQKKYFKGIEDYVNIKASTSKEHFIEFTNENDPLPDIIQKLENLKFDHDNVKYAAFYLSPFDKFTPDPEDREIYIQIKELFLNEGIVTQVVDYEKMVVNIENQYNFQFSLQNMALAIHAKLGGAPWKLAVTDKKELVIGVGAFTNQGENRRYIASAFSFQNNGLFRKFEYFDQSETDLLAGSICKAIRDFTSVAEADKVVIHFYKEMSYEELKPIIRGMHTLGLKIPLYILNINKTEAEDIIAYDLNWGKKLMPVSGTYIRISENQFLLFNNARYPSDRFYSDTDGYPFPIKIKVSSPDEDAFEDADVVLELLTQVYQFSRLYWKSLRQQNVPITIKYPEMVAQIAPRFNNGVPDDAKDALWFL from the coding sequence TTGTATAATTCTGTAGATGTAGTTACTCCAGAAAACATAAAAGTATCAGGTAATCGTATTAACCACATCAATCCAGAAGTAGGTTTATTGGAATTTGGTAAAGACCAATATGGGAATAAAAAAACGCATTTAGTGCCTAAATTGGCTATGAATATGTTTACACCTTACAGACGTCCTAAAGGTCCAAATATTAAATTCTTTTTTATATACCACACCTCACATAAAGAAGCTGTAAAAAGTTTTTATAACAATTTAAAATTTGGTGTCACAGCACAAAAGAAATATTTTAAAGGAATAGAGGATTATGTAAACATAAAAGCATCAACATCCAAAGAACATTTTATTGAATTTACAAACGAAAACGACCCTTTACCAGACATCATCCAAAAGCTGGAAAACCTAAAATTTGACCACGACAATGTAAAGTATGCTGCTTTTTATTTAAGCCCATTCGATAAGTTTACACCAGATCCCGAAGACCGAGAAATTTATATTCAAATAAAGGAATTGTTTTTAAACGAAGGTATTGTTACACAAGTTGTAGATTATGAAAAAATGGTGGTCAATATCGAGAATCAATACAACTTCCAATTCTCATTACAAAATATGGCATTGGCAATTCACGCCAAATTAGGTGGCGCACCTTGGAAACTTGCAGTAACCGATAAAAAAGAATTAGTAATTGGTGTTGGTGCATTTACCAATCAAGGCGAAAACAGGCGGTATATAGCAAGTGCCTTTAGTTTTCAAAACAATGGCTTGTTTAGAAAGTTCGAGTATTTCGACCAAAGCGAAACAGACCTATTGGCAGGAAGTATATGTAAAGCCATTAGAGATTTTACGTCCGTTGCAGAAGCAGATAAAGTAGTCATTCACTTTTATAAGGAAATGAGTTACGAGGAACTAAAACCAATTATTAGAGGGATGCATACATTAGGGTTAAAAATTCCGCTCTACATTTTAAATATCAATAAAACAGAAGCAGAAGATATTATTGCTTACGACCTCAATTGGGGTAAAAAGTTAATGCCTGTAAGTGGCACATACATACGTATTAGCGAAAATCAATTCCTATTGTTCAACAATGCACGCTATCCAAGTGACCGTTTTTATTCAGATACAGATGGTTATCCATTTCCAATAAAAATTAAGGTAAGCAGTCCAGATGAAGATGCTTTTGAAGATGCAGATGTAGTGTTAGAATTATTAACGCAAGTGTATCAGTTTAGCAGACTGTATTGGAAATCACTTCGACAACAAAATGTACCAATCACCATAAAATATCCTGAAATGGTAGCACAAATAGCACCGCGTTTTAATAATGGCGTTCCAGATGATGCTAAAGATGCGTTATGGTTTTTGTAA